Sequence from the Catenuloplanes indicus genome:
ACTCGCCCCGGACGCTGATGGGCTCCTACCTCGGGCTGATCGTCATCTGCGGCACGCTCTACAGCCACTTCGAGCGGGCGAGCGTCGGCGACTCGATCTGGTGGGCGGTGGTCACCGCGTCCACGGTCGGGTACGGCGACATCTCGCCCGAGTCGTGGCAGGCCCGGGCCATGGCCGCGCTGCTCATCTCGATCATGGTGCTGCTCGTCATCCCGCTGATCACCGCCCACTTCGCCAGCAAGCTGATCGTGGACGCGGACGCGTTCCGGCACGAGGAGCAGGAGGAGATCAAGAACAACCTGCGCGCGGTACGGGCGCTGCTCGAGGCTCAGATCAGCCGGCCGGGCAGCGCAGATCCTTCGCCGGGACCTCCAGGTCGATGAGGTAGCCGTCCACCGCCTGCGTGATGCAGCGGGTGTTCGGGTACGCCGTGTGACCCTCGCCCTCCCAGGTCAGTACCTGCCCGGTGCCGAGCATGCCGGCCAGCACCGCGGTCTGCTCGTACGGCGTGGCCGGGTCACCGACCGTGCCGACCACCACGATCGGCGGTGCGCCCTGCGCGGCCCCGGTCGGGTACGGATCCCGCGCGCCCGGCCAGAACGCGCAGCCCAGCATGCCCATCGCCAGCGCCGGCCCGAACAGCGGGTACTTCTTCTCCCACTCCAGCTGCAGCGTGCGCACCTGCTCCGCGGTGACCTTCTCCTCGCTGTCCGCGCAGTTCACCGCCAGCAGCGCGTCGGCCTGGTTGTCGTACTCGCCCTGGTCGGTGCGGCTGGTGTACGTGTCGGCCAGCTCGAACATCGGGTCCGGGTCGCCGTCGCGCAGCGCGCCGAGTGCCTTGCCCAGCTCCGGCCAGTACAGCTCGGTGTAGAGCGCGGCCACGGCCGAGTAGAAGATCCAGCCGGCCGTCGCCTCCCGGCCGTCCGCGCCGCGCAACGGGTTCGCCCGGGCCTTGTCCAGCAGCTCGTTCAGCGTGGCCCGGGCGTCCGGCGCGATCGGGCACTGCGCCGGGGTGGCCCGGCACCAGGCGGAGAAGTTGTCGAACGCGCGCTCGAAGCCCTTCGCCTGCGACTCCGAGCCGGCCACCATGCCCTGCTGCGGGTCGACCGCGCCGTCCAGCACCATCGCGCGGATGTTCTGCGGGAACAGCTGCGCGTAGGTGGCGCCGAGCAGCGTGCCGTACGAGTAGCCCAGGTAGGTCAGCTTCTCGTCGCCGACCGCGGCCCGGATCGCGTCGATGTCCCGCGCGGCCTGCTCGGTGGAGAAGAGCGGCAGGTCCGCGCCGTACTTCGTGCCGCACTCCGCGCCGATCCGCTGGTTCAGCGCCACGATCTCGTCGAACTCCGCCTGCGTCTCCGGGTCCGGCTCGGAGCCGTAGCTGGCGTCCAGGTCCGCGTCCGAGATGCACTTGACCGGTGACGACCGGGAGACGCCGCGCGGGTCGAAGCCGATCACGTCGAACCGCTCCAGGATCTCCGTCGGCAGGCCCTGCACCTGCGGGCCGAACGACAGGTACGCCGCGGTGTCGATGCCGGAGCCGCCCGGCCCGCCCGGGTTGATCAGCAGCGAGCCGATCCGGTCCTTCTGCTGGGTGGAGCGCACCCGCATCAGCGCGAGCTCGAACGTCTGCCCGTTCGACGGGTTGTTCCAGTCCTTCGGCACCGGGATCGTGGCGCACTCGTAGCGCATGCGCGGCGCCTTCTGCCCGTACAGCTGCTGCGGGATCTCGGCGCAGTTGCGCCAGGCCAGGCTGTCCGGCCCGGTACCGCCCCCGGGTTGCTGCCGCTCCCGTGCGCTGTTGTCCCCGCCCGGTGAGAAGACCGGCAGCGAGCAGCCGGACACCGCCAGCATCGTGGCGGCCAGCGCGGCCAGCGCGCGGTGAGGTGTGCGACGCACGGGGGTCATCCCTCTCGTCGGGGCGGCTCGGTCGCATCGAGGTTAGCCGGTCGGGCGCTCCCCGGACCGCCGTGACGGCCGTCACCAGGGATGATCTTAGGAATGGGCGGGGTACTCAGCGGATTCGCCGCGATCTGGGTAATCGCCACGGTGGGTTACCTGCTCGCCCGCGGGCGGGTGCTCGGCGAGGCCGCACCCGAGGTGCTGGGCCGGCTGGTCTTCTTCGTCGCCACGCCGGCGCTGCTGTTCGTCACGCTGAGCCGGACCAGCCTGGACCGCATCGTCACCGGTGCGCTGCTCGTCTTCGTGGTCGCGACGATCCTGGCCGCGCTGATCCACACGCTGGTCGCGCGGCTGGTGTGGCGGCGGGGCGCGGGCCGGACCACGATCGGCGCACTCGGCGCGTCCTATGTGAACGCGGCCAACCTGGGCCTGCCGATCGCGGCGTACGTGCTCGGCGACGTCTCTCTGGTCGTACCGGTGCTGCTGTTCCAGGTCCTGCTCGCGGCGCCGTTCGCGCTGACCGTGCTGGACCTGGCGAGCGGTAGGGGCCGGCCGTCGCCGCGATCCGTGGCGCTGCTTCCGGCCCGCAACCCGATCATGATCGCGTCGGCGGCCGGGATCGCGGTCGCGGCGTCCGGGTGGACTCCACCGGCGCTGCTGCTGGAGCCGTTCGAGCTGGTCGGGGCCGCGGCGGTGCCGGGCGCGCTGCTGGCGTTCGGCATGTCGGTGCCGGGCGCGCGGCCGCTGCACCCGGGGCCGGAGGCGCCGGACCGCTACCTCGCGGTGGCGCTGAAGGTGATCGTCCAGCCCGCGCTGGCGTACCTGATCGGGCGGTTCCTGTTCGGCCTGGACGACGCCGCGCTGTTCGCGGCCGTGGTGACGTCCGCGCTGCCCGCTGCGCAGAACGTGTTCGTCTTCGCGCTGCGCTACCGGGAGTCCGAGACGCTCGCCCGGGACGTGGTCATGCTGTCCACGCTCGCCTCCGCGCTCACCATGATCGTCGCCGCGGTGTTCCTCACATGACCGGCGGCCTTGACTCGGATCCGTACCGTCGGGTGGTCATGGACAGTGATGATCTCTTCGCCGCCCGCGAGGCCGCCTGGCAGCGGGAAGCCGTGCGCCGCAAGCCGGTCGACGACGACGTGCCCGGCTGGGTCCGTTATCCGGCACGCGCGATCGCGCTGGTCTTCGTGGTGCCGATCCGCTTCCTCTGGGAGATCGTCAAGCGCACGGTCCTGCTGATCGGTGCGGCGCTGAGCTGGGCCGGCGTCTACCTGTTCTGGCTGCCGCTGCGCTGGGTCTGGCTGAACATCATCTGGCTGCCGCTGCGCTGGGTGTGGCTGAACGTGATCTGGCCACCGGTGCGCTGGACCGGCGTGAACCTGATCGGCAAGCCGCTGCGCTGGCTGTTCGTCCACCTGGTGGCGCTGCCGGTCGGCTGGGTCACGGTCACGCTGATCTACCGGCCGCTGCGCTGGCTCGCGCGTGCGCTGCGCCCGGCGGCGTCCGCGGTGCTGCGCGGCCTCGCGTGGACGGTCGAGGCGTCCTGGTCGCTGATCGAACGCTGGGTGTTCCGCCCGATCGGCTGGGCGCTGCGCGTGCTGGCGGACGCGCTGGCCTGGGCCTGGCGGCACTCCGCGGTGCCGTTCGGCCGCGGCATCGCGTGGCTGTGGCGGCACACCGTGGTCCCGGTCGCGCGCGGCGTCGCGTGGATCTGGTCGCACACGGTCACGCCGGTCTGGCGTTTCGTCCGCGACGACGTGTGGCGCCCGATCGCCGATGCCACCCGCGACGTGCTCCGCGCGCTGAGCGGCCGCTGACCGGTCAGCGGGTGCCGAGCACGTCCGCCAGCTGGAACCGGACCGGCCGTTCCAGCTGCTCGTACGTGCACGTCTGCGGCTCCCGGTCCGGCCGCCACCGCTCGAACTGCGCGGTGTGCCGGAAGCGGACGCCCTCCATGTAGTCGTATCGCACCTCGACCACCCGCTCCGGCCGCAGCGGCGTGAACGACAGGTCCTTGCCCGCGTTCCACCGGCTCTGCTCGTTGCGCCGCGGCGTACGCTCGCCCTGCTCGTGCGCGGCCCAGTTCCACGGGTGTTCCTCGAACGTGGTGACCAGCGGCTGCAACTCGTGGAACAGTTCCTGCCGCCGGGCCATCGGGAACGAGCCGATCACGCCGACCGACACCAGCGTGCCGCGCTCGTCGTAGAGACCGAGCAGCAACGACCCGATCCGGTCCGCGCCCGACTTGTGCACCCGGTACCCGGCCACCACGCAGTCCGCGGTCCGCTTGTGCTTGATCTTCGTCATCACCCGCTTGTCCGGCTGATAGGTCAGCTCCGGCCCCTTGGCGATCAGCCCGTCCAGCCCCGCGCCCTCGAACTCCGCGAACCAGCGCCGCGCGGTCTCCAGATCATCCGTTATCGGCGTGACGTGAACCGGCGCCGACGCGTCCGCCAGCGCCTCCACCAGCCGCCGCCGGCGCTCCGCGAACGGCCGCTCCGTCAGATCCTCGTCCCCGAGCGCCAGCAGATCGAACGCGACGAAGCTGGCCGGCGTCTCGGTCGACAGCAGCTTCACCCGGCTGGCCGCGGGATGGATGCGCTGCTGCAGCGCCTCGAAGTCAAGCGTGTTCCGCTCGGTGTCCGCGACGATTATCTCGCCGTCGATCACCGCCCGCTCCGGGAAGTTCCCCAGTACCGCCTCGACGACCTCCGGGAAGTAACGGGTCATCGGCTTCTCGTTCCGGCTCCCGATCTCCACCTCGGCCCCGTCCCGAAAGATGATCGACCGAAACCCGTCCCACTTCGGCTCGTAGAACTGCCCGGCCGGGATCTCACCGGTCGGCTTGGCGAGCATCGGCTTGACCGGCGGCAGCAGCGGAAGATCCATGAGCCTATGCATACACCCTGATCACATACAGTCAAAGGGACACGTCGGCATTGACCGCGCAGGCCCAACCCGAAGATCAAATTCTTGATCTTCCCGCTTGCGGCGTGGTGCCGTCCCGAGTGCTCCCGCGGGCACCGGTCCAATGCCACTTAGCTTATTTTGATCTTGATGGTGGGTGGAGGCGGATGGTGGCGGGGCCGGTGTGTCGGGTGCTGGCGGGTTCGTCGCGTCGTTTGGGCCGGTACATGTTGCGGCGGCAGCGTTTGACGGCGCGGGGGCAGGTGCGGTGGCGTCGGGTGGGGTTGAGTTCCCGGGTGATGTGGGTCCAGATGGTGGGTAGCTGGGTGGTCCAGTCCTCAGGGGGAAATGGCCGCTGAGCCGGTGGCTGAGCGGCGGACGAGGCGCAGGGTGTCGGTGAAGCTGATCCGGTCGGGGTCGATCGCGGCGGCGTCGGCGGCGGCGGTGATCAGGACGGTGAGTGCGTGCTGGACGAGCAGCCAGGCCCAGATTTCCTGGTGGACGAGGTCGGGCAGTTTCGAGCGCAGGATCCGGCCGGGCCCGCGGAGGTGGGTTTTGAGCTGGTCGTTGGCGGTTTCGTGTTCCCATCGCAGGTGGTATGCCTCGGCGAGTTCGTCCGGGCCGGCCTGGGCGGGGTCGGTGATGGTGGTGGCCAGGGTGATCAGCTCACCGGTGCCGTTACCGGCCCGGTCCGGGACGTCGTACTCGACGATCCGGACCAGGTGGGCGGCGGGCAGGCCACGGTCGTTGATCGCGTCGTCGCAGGTGTCCAGGGTCCCGCCGGCCGCGGCGGCCAGGATCCGGTCCCGGCGGCCACCGCGGATCGTCTTGTCCATCAACACGGTCAGATAGGTGCCGTCGCCGAGGATCTCGATCACCGGGAGCCTGATCCCGGCCTGGATCCGCCACAGCAGGTCCGCGCCGGTCGCCTGCGCCCGGTCCCACGCCGTAAACGAGTAGAAGGCACGGTCGGCGGTCAGCAGTTCCCCGCGTCGCAGCCGCGAATACAACGGCATGGCCAGGGTCTGTTCGGCGACCGCATACGCGCCGACCTCCGCCGCCAGGAACGCGTGTGTCCCGCACTCGGTCAACGCCACGACCCGGGCTTTCGGGAACGCCGACGGGCCACCACCGGTCCGGGAGTACCCGAACTCGGCCGCGTTCTCCATCGTGTCCGGCACGTCCACGTCGAACCCGTCGATGGCAAGGACCCGCCGGTCCCGCAACCACGCACCTGACGTGACCGGTGACGCGACCGGCCGGGCGACCCGCTCGAACACCTCCGCCAGCACATCCCGGCCCAGCCGCTTCCTGGCCTGAGAAATCCCACCCGGCGTCGGCGCCAACCAGCCCGCATCCCAGCACCCGAACCGGTCCAGTCCACCGGTCACCTTCTTCGCGACCTCGGCATAGTCATCATCCGCGAACAGCCACAACCCCATCGTCAGATACGCCGTCACATGCGGCGGCAACTTCCCATCCGACCGTTTCGCACCCACACCGCACTGCGCCACCGCCCCATCAACCGCATCCCGCGGCACCGCCGTCACCAGCACACCGACCGACACCTGATCCGGCCGCACCCCCACACCCGACACCACACCATCGAAGCAGACAAAGCCACCAGACCACCCACCAGGCAACCAAGATCAAAATAAGCTAAGTGGCATTGGGCACCGGTCGTCGCTGGCGCTCCTCCCTGCGGCTTCCGCGGCTGGTCACGCGAACCCTCACACCGATCGCGGACGTCTCCCGACGCTCCCGCACCGCCTCGGCGGCCCGGCACCTGCTCACCCGGCCCCGTTCGCGGGCCTCGGTGTTGCCCGGCCGCCGCTGACTGCCGCCGCCGGCCGGGCCGCCGCGCGAGGCCGGGAATCCGGGAGTCAGCTACGCCATCGGATGCGGCCGGTGAAGGAGAGCGGCGCGAGGAGGGTGAAGAATCCGGCAAGGCCGAGGAGGAGCCAGGTGACCACCGGGTCCGGCGCGGACCGGGCCTCCGCGATGCTGAACGCGGGGTTCAGCGGGTCGTAGACGACTTTCGCGGTGCCGCCGGCCACCGGGGCGGGGTTCCAGCCGAGCGTGCCCACCTCCGCGGTGATCTGCTGTCCTCCGGTGGTGGTGAACCGGAGCAGTGCGTTGCGGTCGTCGCCCGCGCGCAGCACCTCCGCCCGGGCCTGGATGCCGCGTTCGCGCAGCGTGGCCGCGTGCCGGTGGGCGGCGGACGCGGCGGTCAGGCAGAGCAGCGCGGCCAGTACGCACAGCGCACCGGTCACCGGCGGGCTGTTCGCCCACGCGAGGAAGCCGTCGCGCGGCGTGAACGGATTTCGGTGCAGGCCACGTGGACGCCGGCGGTTCGCTGACACCACACCCCTCCCGCCCGGTACAACGAATGCCCGTATTTCTTGATTACATCCGCGTCTCGCCGGAAGAGGCGGCACTTTCGCCGAATGCCCGTGGCCGGTTACGCCCTGGGGGCTTCCACCCGTGGCCCGTCACGCCGTGGTGGGCCGGTGCCGGTTCGTCCGGGGCCGGTTCCCGCACGGCGGCACGGTCGCCGACGGCCGGCGGCCGTGTCGCCCGCCGCCGGTCACGTCGTGGTGGGCCGCGCCGGCGCCGGTTCGTTCGCGGCCGGGCGGCCCGGGTAGGCCGGCGGCGGGATCTCCTCGTTCGCGGCCGGTGAGGCCGGAGCCGGTGGGGTGGCGGGCGAGCCAGGTGGTGCGGAGCGGCGGAAAGGGCGGAGGAGCAGCAGCAGGAGGGTGCCGGCGATCAGGCCCCAGAACGCGGAGCCGACGCCCAGGAACGAGACGCCGGACGCGGTGACCACGAACGTCACCACCGCGGGCTCGCGGCCGGCCGGCTCGGCCACCGCGGAGGAGAGCGCGGCGGCCAGCGCGGACAGCAGTGCCAGGCCGGCGACCGCCTCGATCAGGACCGGCGGCGAGAGCAGGACCAGCGCGGTGGCCAGGCCGGCGCCGAGGCCGAGCAGGATCATGAAGCCACCCGCGCTGACCGATGCGATCCAGCGCCGGCTGGGGTCCGGCGACGCGTCCGGGCCGGCGGCCAGGGCGGCGCTGATCGCGGCCAGGTTCACCGCGTGTGCGCCGGCCGGTGCGCCGATCGCGGTGGCGACGCCGGTGGTCAGCAGCACCGGCCGCAGCGGTGCCCGGTAGCCGAAGCCGGCCAGCACGGCCATGCCGGGTACGTTCTGCGAGGCCATGGTGACCAGGAACAACGGCAGCGCCAGCGAGATCAGCGCGGCGGGCGTGAACATGGGCGCGGTCAGCGTGACCGTGGGCCACAGCGGCACCGCGCCGAGGCCGCCGGCGGGTGCGGTCAGTGCGATGCCGGCCGCGGCGACCACGAGCGCGACCGGCACGGCCCAGAGCCGGGCGAAGCGGAAGAGCAGGGCCCAGACCACGATCACGGGTACGGCCAGCGCCGGTACCTCCGCGATCGCGCGTACCGGTGCCAGGCACAGGTCGAGCAGCACCCCGGCGAGCATCGCTCCCGCGATCGGCTGCGGGATCGCCGCGATCCACCGGCCGAGCGGTGCGAACAGCCCGGCCAGCACGATCAGCAGGCCGGTCACCAGAAACGCGCCGACCGCGGCCGGCCAGCCGCCCTCGGGGACGCCGGTCGCGACCAGCAGCGCGGCGCCGGGCGTGGACCAGGCGATCGCGATCGGCAGGCGGTGCCGTACCCCCAGGAGGATCGCGACCAGGCCGACGGCCAGGCACCCGGCGAGCAGGCCGGACGAGGCCTGGGCGGGGGACGCACCGACCGCGCGCAGTCCCGCCAGCACGATCGCGAACGAGCTGGCGAACCCGACGACGGCGGTGACGGCACCGGCCACGACCGGCTGCACGAGCTTGGACACCACGACCCCCGATGATGATGGCAGCGTTCCGTATACGGAACGATGAGCCATCGTGCACCATGTCACGGTGACGACGCCAGGGGGAATCGGCCGGCGCCTGCGCGAGCTGCGCGAGGCGAGCGGGCTGTCGCTGTCCGAGGTGGCGCGGCGTGCCGGAATCGGCAAGGCGACGCTGTCCGGCCTGGAGACCGGCAGCCGCAATCCCACGCTGGAGACGCTCTACGCGGTGACCGCGCAGCTCGGCGTGCCGCTGGGTGCGGTCCTCGCGGCCGACCCGGCGCAGCGGGTGAGCGGCGCGGCCGTGACCGCGACGCTGCTGGAGACGTTCGAGGAGCCGGGCGCGGTGTTCGAGCTGTACCGGCTGCGGGTGGCCGCGGGCGCACACCAGTCGTCGCCGGCGCACCAGGCGGGCGTGACCGAGCACCTGACCGTGTTCGCGGGCGCGCTGCGCACCGGTCCGGCGGACGCGCCGTTGCTGGCCGGGGCCGGTGAGCACGTGTCCTGGCGGGCCGACGTCCCGCACGTCTACCAGACCGTGGGCGAGGCGGACGCGCACGCGTCGCTGCTGATCCGGACGCCGCGCGCCGGATAACGGAACGGTCACGGTCGTCTCGGCCGCCTTGAACGCCCAGCGCGCCTTATGAATAGTGGTCTCGCCCCGATCGAACGATTCTTTTCGATTGATTAAGGAGTTCTTAGACGACCTGTAATCCTCTGCGAGAACACGCCAAGAATCAATTGGCAGTGCAGGCTCCCGGATCGGGCGCCGGCTGCGACCATGCCGTTCACCAGCCCAGTGAGCTGCTCAGACAGTGGTCGTCCCGGATGTCGCCGGCGCACGACGAATCGGCCGGTACGTGCTGTGTCACATCGCGTACCGGCCGATTTGCATGAATCGCGGCCAGCGGTGCGCCGTCGCGCGGCGGATCCCCGCGCCCGTGATGGATTGTTGGGTCTTAAGTCGTCCCAAAGTCTGAAATGTGACCCGATGCACAGCGTCAGGGATCATTTGTGCAAATCGGACCGGTCGCACTGCCGGGTGACCGAGGCCACACAGATTCACGGATTTCTCCTCGTCGGATTGATCCAACGAGCCCTGCCTCCGCGTACCTACTGGCGATCGAGTCGAGCAGCGACCGTAACCGGATGAGGAGGTGGCGATGCACCAGGTAGCCAGCGGTGGTCGTGGAACGGACACTCTGTGTGCCCCTGGGCAGCCGCGATCAATAAACCGGTGGCTGACGCTCGACGGCAGCTCGATCAACCGCAATGATGGGCCGGTGACGCCACGACCGGCTCCCCGGCACGAGGCCAGGCCTGCCGCGCACGAGGCAACTCCTGACTTCTCGCGCCCTGCCATGAACCCAGCACCCTCCCCTCGCATCCCCGGCAGCACCACCGGACCGGTCGACCCTCGCGGAAGAGGGCGACGCGGTGGCGGCGGCGACGGCGGCGAGGGCACCGGAGGCTTCGGCCCGACCGGCTCCGCCAAGAGCGAGGACGCGCTCGTCCGCACGCTCTACGAGGAGCACGCCGGACCGCTGCTGATGTTCGTGCTGCGACTGACCGGTGGTGACCGGCAGCGCGCCGAGGACATCGTGCAGGAGACGCTGCTGCGGGCCTGGCGGAACGCGCACCGGCTGGGTGCGCAGGGACAGACTTCGCTTCGGCCGTGGCTGGTCACGGTCGCCCGGCGGATCGCCATCGACGATCACCGGAGCGAGAAGGCCCGCCCGACCGAGACCTACGACCGCGAGCTGGAGACGTTCCCGACGACATCCGACGAGACCGATCGGCTGTTGCAGGAAATGACCGTCTCCGACGCGTTGCGCACGCTCACCACGGCGCATCGGGAGATTCTGGTGGAGACTTACTTCAAGGGGCGCACGGTGCAGGAGGCCGCATCTGCGCTCGGGCTGCCGCTCGGCACCGCGAAGTCGCGCGTCTACTACGCGCTGCGGGCCCTGCGGTCGGCGCTTCAGGAGCGGGGGGTGACGGGGTGAACGACCGATTCTCGACGTCGGCCCCGGAGGGGGCGTCGCCCCACACGGACGTGGGGTCGTACGCGATCGGCGCGCTCGACGAGTACGAGACGGCGCGTTTCGAGGAACACCTGATCGACTGCGACGAGTGCGCGGCCGAGCTGGAATCCCTGATGCCGGTCGTCGACGTGCTCAGCCGGGTGGATCCGCCGAGCTACGTGGCCGCGGAGCAGACCCACCGCGAGGGCCGGGTGCTGCAGCGGATGATGGGCACGGTCGGCAAGGAGCGCCGCCGGGCGCGCCGCCGACAGCTGGTCACCAGCGCGGCCGCGGTGGTGATCCTGGCGGTGGTGACCACGCTGTCGCTGTTCGCCGGCGGTCAGATGTTCGGCGGCGACGGGGGCAGCACACCCGAGGCGCTGCCGTCGCAGCAGGGTGAGCTGCCGCCGGACCCCAACGGTCCCGGCATCGGCGGCCCGAGCGGCGGTGACCAGTTCCAGGCGACCGACCCGCGCAGCGGCGTGCAGCTGCTGGTGGACTTCCGGGAGAAGGACTGGGGCACGCAGGTCAACTTCATCGTCCGCAACATCAAGGACGTGGAGGAGTGCCGGCTGGTGCTGATCACCACGAACGGCAACGAGGAGGTCGTCACCAGCTGGAAGGTGCCGGCGGCCGGTTACGGTACCGCGGAGAACCCGAATCCGCTGGAGCTGTCCGCGCAGACCGCGCTCGACCGGTCGGACATCGCGTTCGCCTCGGTCCGCGCTATCTCGGACGACGACAAGAGCACCACGATGGTGACCGCGCCCAACTGATCACGCTTATCCGAAGAGCCGGGGCCCGTACTTCACGGGTCCCGGCTCTTTTTGGTTCAACGGCTTGGTGTGAAATTGTCCACCGCCGATCCCCGATCCACTTCGAGGCGACGTGCGTATTCACCGGCAGAACGGAAAAGCGGACGAACCCTCAGGGAGATCAACGTGGTTACCCAGAAGCGAACCCTTCTCGCCATGACCGGCACCATGGGTGCGCTCGCCGCGGCGCTGATGCTGGCGTCGGGTTGCGCCCCGGTCAGCTACGACACCGCTGGAGAGGGGAACCAGGTCCCCGCGGCGAACTCCGTGAGCGAGTCCGCGGACCCTGAGGCCAGCGCCGACCCGGAGGCGTCCGAGGCGCCCGAGGAGGAGGAAGAGGAGGTCGAGCTCGCTCCCGAGCAGCTGACCGAGAAGCTCATCAAGCAGTCTCCGGACCAGATGGGTGACGTGGTCGCGAACGAGGAGGGCTACCTGCTCTACCGCTTCGACAAGGACAGCAACAAGCCGGCCATCTCCAACTGCAACGGCGACTGCGCGCTGGTCTGGCCGCCGGCGCTGACTGACGGCGAGCCGGAGCTGGAGGGCATCGACGAGGAGCTGGTCGGCACCGTGCTCCGGTCGGACGGCACCCGTCAGCTGACGCTGGACGGCTGGCCGCTGTACACCTACATCGGTGACGAGAAGCCGGGCCAGTGGAAGGGCCAGAAGGTCGGCGGCACCTGGTTCAACGTCCAGCCGGACGGCAAGAAGAACCTGAACTGCCTCCCCGAGGGCACCCCGAAGGCGGTGCCGGTGCCCAAGAAGGAGGACGGCAAGGGTGGTGCCGCACCGGCGCCGAGCGCCTCGGGTTCCGCCTCGAGTGACTACGACTACTGATCGCAATTAGGCGATAACGGAAAGGGCCGGCCGCGTTGAATGCGGCCGGCCCTTCGCATTCGGCGGGTCTTTTCGGAGCATCACCCGAACGGGTGAAGATCCAGGTTCAGAAGAAATTCGATTAATCAATTTTCGATGGCTTGAACCCTCCGGACCCCGAAATCCGTGAAGCGTGATGTGTCGACTAGTGGAGGTGAAGTGATGGCGGCTGTGCGGCTCCGGCGCCGGGGTGCTCGCGCGGTTTCCACCCTCGCGATCCTGGGGGCTGTCCTGTTCTCGGCGCCCGCCGTGGCGTTCGCCCAAGCGCCGACCCCCGAAGTGGTGGATCCGGCCGCGCAGGACCCGTCCGGCCCGATCACGTCCGCGGACGAGCAGTTCGTGATCGCGGTGCGGCTCGCGGGTCTGTGGGAGATCCCCGCCGGTGACATGGCCTCCGAGAAGGGCGAGTCGCAGCGGGTGAAGGAGGTCGGCGAGGCTCTCCGTGAGCAGCATAAAGAGCTCGACGGACTGGCCGTGGACGCCGCCGCGAAACTGAACATCCAGCTGCCGAACGAGCCGAACCAGGACCAGTCGAACTGGCTGGCTGAGATGGAAGCGGCCGAAGGGGCGGAGTTCGACGAGATCTTCGTGGCCCGGTTGCGCGCCGCACACGGCAAGATCATCCCGGTGGTCAGCACGATCCGCGCCGCGACCCGTAATGACGTCGTCCGCGCGCTGGCCCAGCAGACCAATGCCTTCGTCATGACTCACTTGACGCTGCTGGAGAGCACCGACCTCGTGAACTACGCCGGACTGCCTGCCGCGCCCAACGCGCAGGCCGACCCGGTCACCGGTGCCAACGCGCTGCTGGCGGCGGCGCAGGCACGCGGTGCCACCGGCGGCTTCGACACGACCGCCATCTGGCTGGTCCTGGTCGTGGCCGTGGTGGCCGGCGCGTTCGGCGC
This genomic interval carries:
- a CDS encoding DUF4142 domain-containing protein, translating into MAAVRLRRRGARAVSTLAILGAVLFSAPAVAFAQAPTPEVVDPAAQDPSGPITSADEQFVIAVRLAGLWEIPAGDMASEKGESQRVKEVGEALREQHKELDGLAVDAAAKLNIQLPNEPNQDQSNWLAEMEAAEGAEFDEIFVARLRAAHGKIIPVVSTIRAATRNDVVRALAQQTNAFVMTHLTLLESTDLVNYAGLPAAPNAQADPVTGANALLAAAQARGATGGFDTTAIWLVLVVAVVAGAFGAVRIIRSR
- a CDS encoding sigma-70 family RNA polymerase sigma factor, which translates into the protein MNPAPSPRIPGSTTGPVDPRGRGRRGGGGDGGEGTGGFGPTGSAKSEDALVRTLYEEHAGPLLMFVLRLTGGDRQRAEDIVQETLLRAWRNAHRLGAQGQTSLRPWLVTVARRIAIDDHRSEKARPTETYDRELETFPTTSDETDRLLQEMTVSDALRTLTTAHREILVETYFKGRTVQEAASALGLPLGTAKSRVYYALRALRSALQERGVTG
- a CDS encoding XRE family transcriptional regulator, producing MTTPGGIGRRLRELREASGLSLSEVARRAGIGKATLSGLETGSRNPTLETLYAVTAQLGVPLGAVLAADPAQRVSGAAVTATLLETFEEPGAVFELYRLRVAAGAHQSSPAHQAGVTEHLTVFAGALRTGPADAPLLAGAGEHVSWRADVPHVYQTVGEADAHASLLIRTPRAG